GTATCTCCATCACCATTGCCCATCACCAATTGTTCATTGTGATTTGAAGCCAAGTAACGTTCTTCTTGACAAGAATTTTACCGCTCATATCAGTGATTTTGGGTTAGCAAGGCTCATTCCAGATGCCACGAACAGGGGCCCTTCAGATCACACCAGTTCTGTTGGATTGAAGGGGACAATGGGTTATGCTGCACCAGGTAAACATAATCTGTTTTTTAGGTTATGATATCTATTTAAGTGCTGCACTAGATAAATGATTCTGCATTTGAGTTTTGCAGAATATGGCATGGGAAGCAAGGTTTCAACATGTGGAGATGTGTACAGTTATGGGATCCTCCTGCTGGAAATGTTTACTGGAAAGAGGCCAACAGATGACATGTTTAAAGATGGATTAAACATCCACAATTTTGTCAAGAATGATCTGCCCGAACGACTATCAGAAATTCTGGATCCATTGTTTGTTGCTGGCGGTGTAGAAGAAGAGGAAATAACCATTGAAGAGTCTTTTATCACGGGACACATCAGGAAGGACCGAATGAATGAGAGCTTGATTGCCATACTCAGAATTGGAGTTGCTTGCTCAATGGAGTCACCCAGAGAGCGAATGGACATAAGGGATGTTGAGAAAGAATTGCAGCGTATCAGGAAGCATTATTATTAGATCTGTTAAGAACTATATAAACCAACCAAGCAGGTTATAAGTATGTGAGAGGCAAAAACTCATACAAGTAAAGCAAACAATAAACGAAATGCATCAATATCGATATATGGAATAGTATGTATTATTAAGTTCCAATTTGTCATGGTATATATGAGGGGTCATCACTGTATATATAAACATACAACATACCAGAAGATCATGTGAGGTACTGTAGAAATCAAACACAGATGATCAGCTTCTAAGACAGTGTCTTCTAAGTTGACCATGATCAAGTACCTGGACTTCACTCTCTTTCAGAGTACAAGAAAGTTTTCAGCTTGTAACTCACACAGATGCGGTTCTTGAATAGAAAGTCATAATAACACAGAACAAGTTCAATCTTTGTATTCTCACGGAGAAAGAACAACAACTTCAAGCACACGTTCAAGTTCTTACACACAGAGATAAAACAAGGTTAAGACAACAACCTAGTTCTTAGACTAAACTAGTTTACCTGGCATCAACATTATTGTTTATAAGTAAAACAAGTCTTGGTCAAACATTGACCAAGTTAAACATAAGTAGAATAAGAAACATGGCAGACTTGAGTCTCAAAAACCAACAGGTACTACAAAACCATTTTCCTTAACCTCTGTGTCTGCCTGACATTTTTGTTCCTGTCCTTCATATATGAGTCTCTAATGGCATGCAACTTATTGACAACATTATTCATGGCCATCCGCTTTGCTGGTGGCGTTGCAGAACATAAAAGACCAATTCTCATCACAGAAACCAAGCATTCCTCTATTGTACTTTGGTTGTGTATCCCTTCTGTTTCCGAGTAACCTTCATTTTCCAGTTCATCATTCCCAACGAACATTGTTGAGTCCGCAAGTTCCATGACACGTTCAGGCAAAGCCAGAGATACAAACTCTTGAATGCTAGTACCATGTGTGAACATGTCATCACTTGGTCTTTTTCCTGTAAACATCTCCAGCAACAGTACCCCATAGCTATAGATGTCTCCCAGTATGGAAACATGGCTGCTCATGCCATACTCTGCAATTAGTTTCCAGATTAGGATGCAAATAGGTGAATTTGGAAGGTGCATTATCTTCTTTAGCAAAGCTATGTTGATTATTGGTAGGAGTAATTtgtttgaaaaggaaaaaacaaaagtacCTGGAGGGATGTAGCCAATTGAACCCTTCAGCCCAACTGAGagcatttgatttttggagGAATATTCTGATGTTTCAGAGAGGAACCTTGCCAACCCAAAGTCACCAACATGGGCAATCATATCTTCGTCAAGAAGGACATTGCTCGGCTTCAGGTCACAATGAACAATTGGCGTGTCACAATCGTTATGGAGGTAATCAAGAGCAGACGCAACATGGATGGCTATGTTCAACCTCTGAATAAGGCTCAATTTCATAGCTTGATAATGGTCACCAGGTGTTGGATGCAGCCACTTGTCTAAATTTCCATTGGGCATGTATTCGAAAACCAGAGCTTTAAATTCATCACCTTGAAGATCAATGCTTGAGCAGGCAGTAATGACTTTCAGGAGGTTACGGTGTCGAATATTTCTCAAAGCATTGCATTCATCAATGAAGCTTTTCAAGGCTCCATGCTGTTGAAGGTTTATCACCTTGACTGCAACGGCTTTTCCATCACCAGGAAGAATTCCCTTGAACACAGAACCAAAACTACCTGAACCAATCAAATTCTCCACGGAGAAGCCATTTGTTGACCTCATGAGTTCTTGATAAGACAAATCTAATTGCCATTTTTCAGACGAAGTTGCAGttgattttctcctttttgtttttaGATAACAAAATATGGATAAACAACACAGAAGACCAAACATAAAGATGACTGAAATTGTTACAACAACAATTACTCTGGTGGAGAAATGCTTTCGATCTCTTTTCCCGGAACATTTTCGTAGTAGTAATTCTGTGATGCCACCACAGAGCTTATCATTTCCATTGATGGAAATGGAACTTGCATTTGCAAAGATTCCTTCTCGTGGCACTTCCCCTTCAAAGTTATTGTAAGAAAGATTCAGTTGCCTTAGAGATGAAAACTTAATGAGGAATTCAGGAATCTGCCCTGATAAGCTATTGTGCGAAAGATCAAGATCTACTAAACCTTTTAAAGTTTCCAGAGACTGAGGCACTATTCCATCAAACATGTTACCCTCCAGTTGTAGGTGCTCCAAACTAATACAACTACCAAGTCTGCTGGGAATTTGACCTGATAATCTGTTATTGGACAAGTCCAATTCCATGAGATTCTTCAAGTTGCCCACTTCATCTGGCAGTGAACCAGTAAAAGAATTATGAGACATGACCAAAGCaattgaaagagaagaaagaccAATGAACTGTTTGGGTATGGTGCCATTAAGATTGTTACTTGAGAAATTCACATCCAGCAAACTTGTGCAGGTTCCAAGACTTGGAGGTATGCTTCCTTCCAATTTGTTCTCCTCAACATAAAGCCTAGTCAACTTAGTCAAGTTACCTAGAGAGGATGGGATTAACCCTGAAAACCTGTTATAATTCAAGAATAAACCTTCTAACTTGTGAAGGTTTCCAATGACCTCAGGTAGACTCCCGCTCAAATTGGCTCCTTGCAACCACAAATTGGTCAATTCAGTAAGCTTCTCAATTCCAGAAGGCATGCTTCCATGGAGACGATTCTGACCCAAAGTTAAAATTCTTAACTGACTTGAAAGGTTTGCAATGGAGCTAGGCAGTTCTCCTCCAAAACGATTATATGCAAGACCCAATACTTGAAGACTAGTACAATTAGACAAATTACTTAGAAAACTCAAGTCACCAATCTTTCCATCTCCGAGGGTATTACCATCGAAGTTGAGTCTAACTAACTTTTTTAAGTTCCCAAGGTTTCCAGGAATTGTCCCAGTTAGACCATTTTCCGCAAAATCGAGCACCTCAAGTCCGGAAGCATTCGACAATGACTCAGGGATAGGTCCTGTAAAACTATTAACCCCACCAGCAAATATCCTCAGCTTAGGAAGTGTAAGGCCAACATCAGGAGGCAATTGGCCATGCAGTTGGTTTTGAGTAACAGAGAAATAGTACAAGGAAGAAATATTATAAATTGATGAAGGGATCATACCAGACAGATTGTTTCCATAAACCTGTAAAAAACCCAAGTTCGGTATATTGACAAGTTCAGCAGGTATGCTTCCTTGGAAATTATTCAGTGGAAGGGAAAGACCTAGCAGAGAAGAGAAGTTCCCTATCCAAGCTGGGATATTTCCAGTAACGTTATTGGCCCCAAGATTCAGAACAACTAATTTTGACAAGGTACTTAGCTGGTCAGGGATCCGTCCGACAAGCTTATTGAACATTATATCAAATTCTCTTAGTTCTGAACAATGAGTAAGATTAGCAGGAATACTTCCACCAAAGTTATTGTAACTCATATTTACCTTCTCCAGGCGCAACAGACGTCCCATTTCTTGCGGAATTTCGCCATGAAAGCTGTTGTTTGCAATGTTGAGTCCAGTAAGGTATGTGAGGTTCCCTATAGAACGTGGTATAGGCCCGGCTAGCCCCCGAGATGCGAGGTTCAAATGCATGATTCTTCCATTAGATGAACTGCAGGTGACACCAACCCAGTTGCAGAAATGGATTGAATCCTTCCATAAGCTCATTACTTGGTTTGGATCTTGAACTATCATATTCTTGAAATCAAGTAAAGCTGATAGGTCAGTCTCATTTGCAGAAGTTGGTAGTGCCGCCGCCAATGGCAAGTCTGAGCTCAAGCCAAGCAAAAGAATTCCATGAAAAAGTGTCAACAGAATCCAGTTGCTACTAAAACTATGATTCATCATCTTTTTGGGAAAATCACTATTGAAAGTTCATGTAGGTAAGTTTTGTAATATAGTCAATTGTGTTTTTATGCGTCTCAGAGTgcaaaaatatcatttcttcTACGAGGAAAGATAATCAAGGCAGCCAACCACTTTGACGTTACTTCCAGATCTTATTGTGATGATATTTCGTTAATATCAATCAAAATTGAATACTaaattcaaaggaaaaaaaacaagaaatactggatactttgaaattttgaacatatgaAGTTGACCTCTGCTTAGGATATTAAGTAAAGATTGTATTTTTGTTAACATCATTGTCGGCTTACGCTCTACTGAAGACAAGAGACCCGAGGCACTGAGGTCAAAGCGAAAATTCAATGCGATTACAAATTTGTCAATCGGTCGGTAAGGGGTTTGAAGTGTATTTTTCCTGAAATTTGATTAAGCGTTGATTTCTACCCTTGGGTCGAAATTATTCATTTCTCTCAAGTAAATTGCAAATTCAACCCGAAGTGGGTATACAGTATATACACAATTAAATTCACCACTGATGATGATTGGCAAATTGATTGAGATGGCTTCAACCAACTGAAGAATAATACTTGAAATCCTCAAAAaatgacccccaaaagacctccATTTAATGTGTAGTGTTGGATATGAAATGggcctacatgtgtgtttttagtcaattgactattttaatgccacatagatttgggggattttTGAGAATCAAATTTTAAGGGTCTCTAACATTATCCCCAATTGAAACACGGGCAGATAACCAGCAGTTCACAtcggaaaggaaagaaaagaagaaacaaagaaatccACATATAAGTGATTTTCTGTCATTTCGTTGCCTACTGTTCTTTAAGATCAAGTTTGCTTTGTCTTCAAATTTTGCACACCAACTGTTTGACTATGTTGAATCGCAGTGAGGTTTGCTTAGTTATGTGAtgtatttcttgttttttacttGACTAAGTTTAATTTATGTTTGACTTAGCTTGTTACGTGTCTGACCTTCCAAaacatctatctatctatctatctattagggcaaatgcaatggtgaagtggtattgggtcaacaaatatattgtcttttgctgatgtggctgtattgtaaaatgtgttttgcttatatggttgtattgagataagtgttttgctgatgtggatgtattgatatttgatgttttgatgtagttttgttgtggataatatggaggaatggaatgttgttgggttgggtggaaagagaaagtgtgtgggaagaaaaagtttatagaaatttgtgttttgctgatgtggctgtattagaattcgtgtttgacttgactttttgtgtaatagaggtgggaccgggtcaacaaaaatgttgactCAGCAAATTAATTCCCATTGCATTTTCCCTtacatatctatctatctatctatctattacATATCTATAAACTTCAAAGATTTAGAGTGATTTCGTGGCGAGTTGCCTCTCCTTTTCATACTCTCTCGATTGGTCTTTGTTTTGTTGAGCAACTGACCCagcaaaacgacgtcgttttgttGTTCTCGTGTCGTGCACTCGCGCGTCCGGTTCGTCCTTCTAAATCCTGGGTttgctttttgttttcttctgacATTTCAATAGCACGGGTTACGATGCCTCTATTTGTCGTATCTCCTTTTTTCCTTACGTATATATAAACTTCAAAGATTTAGAGTGATTTCCTGGCGAGTTGCCCCTCCTTTCCATATTGTCTCGATTGGTCTTTGTTTTGTTGAGCAATTGACCCagcaaaacgacgtcgttttgtaTGTGCCTACTTTGTTTTGTTGTTCTTGTGTCGTGCGCTTGCGCGTCTGGTTCGTCCTTCTAAACTCTGGgtttgccttttgttttcttatgaCATCTCAATAGCATAGGTTACTATGCCTCTATTTGTCGTATCTCCTTTTTTCCTTTGGCTGATGAGGCGCTGCGGCGTCGTTTTTTGctcttgattttttctttttgtagctTTGTGAGCAACACGACGTCGTCTGTGTTTGGATTGTAGCCTCGCCTCTTTGCCCAAAACGACGCCGTCCAACTTCGGTCAGCTTGCCTCGGTTCTTGCGTCTCTGCGGTTCATGCATCTTCAATATTCTCTTGCATCATCAGTTCTCGCGGACCACATCGATCGGTGTGTTGTCCTCGATGCCTTAACTTTACCTCAGCTCTTCAATCCCTGCGAGTTGTTCGAATTACCTCCCCACTGTTCTTTTTCCTCAGCTCAGGACCTCAGATTCATCTTTCGTTGGTATTGCTGTTGTTTGGAGGTTGTTCGTCATTATCTTGCCTTCAATTTTCTTTGTGGCTTAGGCTATCTCTCTTACTTTGTCTGGGCTTACCTGAGTATCTTCTTCGCAGGCCGGCTTTTTTGCTATTTGGCTTCGACCTGTGGTTCGCTGTCCTCTTCCATTATGAGTATCTGCCACAGGTTCATAACTGAGATATTATGCCATGAATCATTTGgaacttttttacttttttgtgcttcaaattaaattcaattactaTATTCTTTATCTAAGTAAGATATACAGTAAACAACCATTTGCCCCATCCAATGTTAATGCCCTTCGTTCGTGGTTTAGAAGGATTTTTAATACAACAGAAAACAAACTTTGCCTTATTGCCAATTATAGGCTGTAGAGCTTCTTTGGATAGTACAAAAGATTAAACTTATCTTAAGATCTATTTCCTGATATGCTATCTATCTATGGCAGGCAGAAACTCAAATGCTATGGTACGTTTGCTTCCTCAAATGCTATGCTACGTTTGCCATCTCTGCGATATGTACAGTAACACCTTCTAAAGGCTTTTAGGTGAGCCACAGGAGATAGAAATCAGGAACTCTGCATGAGCAGTATATAAATACAGGGCTTTGATGGAGGAGAATGATATTTTCGCCAAAATAACCAGAGTGTAACTCTCATGTAGTAACCTgttttgtttatcaaaaaaaagtagTAACCTGTTTGTTTACTTTGGAACTGTAGGAAGATAGTAAACACAGTATACTTGAAATTAGTGTCACCAATCTGTCTTTTTGTGTAAAGAATTTCCAAGAAT
The window above is part of the Tripterygium wilfordii isolate XIE 37 chromosome 3, ASM1340144v1, whole genome shotgun sequence genome. Proteins encoded here:
- the LOC119988922 gene encoding putative receptor-like protein kinase At3g47110 isoform X1, translating into MMNHSFSSNWILLTLFHGILLLGLSSDLPLAAALPTSANETDLSALLDFKNMIVQDPNQVMSLWKDSIHFCNWVGVTCSSSNGRIMHLNLASRGLAGPIPRSIGNLTYLTGLNIANNSFHGEIPQEMGRLLRLEKVNMSYNNFGGSIPANLTHCSELREFDIMFNKLVGRIPDQLSTLSKLVVLNLGANNVTGNIPAWIGNFSSLLGLSLPLNNFQGSIPAELVNIPNLGFLQVYGNNLSGMIPSSIYNISSLYYFSVTQNQLHGQLPPDVGLTLPKLRIFAGGVNSFTGPIPESLSNASGLEVLDFAENGLTGTIPGNLGNLKKLVRLNFDGNTLGDGKIGDLSFLSNLSNCTSLQVLGLAYNRFGGELPSSIANLSSQLRILTLGQNRLHGSMPSGIEKLTELTNLWLQGANLSGSLPEVIGNLHKLEGLFLNYNRFSGLIPSSLGNLTKLTRLYVEENKLEGSIPPSLGTCTSLLDVNFSSNNLNGTIPKQFIGLSSLSIALVMSHNSFTGSLPDEVGNLKNLMELDLSNNRLSGQIPSRLGSCISLEHLQLEGNMFDGIVPQSLETLKGLVDLDLSHNSLSGQIPEFLIKFSSLRQLNLSYNNFEGEVPREGIFANASSISINGNDKLCGGITELLLRKCSGKRDRKHFSTRVIVVVTISVIFMFGLLCCLSIFCYLKTKRRKSTATSSEKWQLDLSYQELMRSTNGFSVENLIGSGSFGSVFKGILPGDGKAVAVKVINLQQHGALKSFIDECNALRNIRHRNLLKVITACSSIDLQGDEFKALVFEYMPNGNLDKWLHPTPGDHYQAMKLSLIQRLNIAIHVASALDYLHNDCDTPIVHCDLKPSNVLLDEDMIAHVGDFGLARFLSETSEYSSKNQMLSVGLKGSIGYIPPEYGMSSHVSILGDIYSYGVLLLEMFTGKRPSDDMFTHGTSIQEFVSLALPERVMELADSTMFVGNDELENEGYSETEGIHNQSTIEECLVSVMRIGLLCSATPPAKRMAMNNVVNKLHAIRDSYMKDRNKNVRQTQRLRKMVL
- the LOC119988922 gene encoding putative receptor-like protein kinase At3g47110 isoform X3 produces the protein MMNHSFSSNWILLTLFHGILLLGLSSDLPLAAALPTSANETDLSALLDFKNMIVQDPNQVMSLWKDSIHFCNWVGVTCSSSNGRIMHLNLASRGLAGPIPRSIGNLTYLTGLNIANNSFHGEIPQEMGRLLRLEKVNMSYNNFGGSIPANLTHCSELREFDIMFNKLVGRIPDQLSTLSKLVVLNLGANNVTGNIPAWIGNFSSLLGLSLPLNNFQGSIPAELVNIPNLGFLQVYGNNLSGMIPSSIYNISSLYYFSVTQNQLHGQLPPDVGLTLPKLRIFAGGVNSFTGPIPESLSNASGLEVLDFAENGLTGTIPGNLGNLKKLVRLNFDGNTLGDGKIGDLSFLSNLSNCTSLQVLGLAYNRFGGELPSSIANLSSQLRILTLGQNRLHGSMPSGIEKLTELTNLWLQGANLSGSLPEVIGNLHKLEGLFLNYNRFSGLIPSSLGNLTKLTRLYVEENKLEGSIPPSLGTCTSLLDVNFSSNNLNGTIPKQFIGLSSLSIALVMSHNSFTGSLPDEVGNLKNLMELDLSNNRLSGQIPSRLGSCISLEHLQLEGNMFDGIVPQSLETLKGEVPREGIFANASSISINGNDKLCGGITELLLRKCSGKRDRKHFSTRVIVVVTISVIFMFGLLCCLSIFCYLKTKRRKSTATSSEKWQLDLSYQELMRSTNGFSVENLIGSGSFGSVFKGILPGDGKAVAVKVINLQQHGALKSFIDECNALRNIRHRNLLKVITACSSIDLQGDEFKALVFEYMPNGNLDKWLHPTPGDHYQAMKLSLIQRLNIAIHVASALDYLHNDCDTPIVHCDLKPSNVLLDEDMIAHVGDFGLARFLSETSEYSSKNQMLSVGLKGSIGYIPPEYGMSSHVSILGDIYSYGVLLLEMFTGKRPSDDMFTHGTSIQEFVSLALPERVMELADSTMFVGNDELENEGYSETEGIHNQSTIEECLVSVMRIGLLCSATPPAKRMAMNNVVNKLHAIRDSYMKDRNKNVRQTQRLRKMVL
- the LOC119988922 gene encoding putative receptor-like protein kinase At3g47110 isoform X2, whose translation is MMNHSFSSNWILLTLFHGILLLGLSSDLPLAAALPTSANETDLSALLDFKNMIVQDPNQVMSLWKDSIHFCNWVGVTCSSSNGRIMHLNLASRGLAGPIPRSIGNLTYLTGLNIANNSFHGEIPQEMGRLLRLEKLVGRIPDQLSTLSKLVVLNLGANNVTGNIPAWIGNFSSLLGLSLPLNNFQGSIPAELVNIPNLGFLQVYGNNLSGMIPSSIYNISSLYYFSVTQNQLHGQLPPDVGLTLPKLRIFAGGVNSFTGPIPESLSNASGLEVLDFAENGLTGTIPGNLGNLKKLVRLNFDGNTLGDGKIGDLSFLSNLSNCTSLQVLGLAYNRFGGELPSSIANLSSQLRILTLGQNRLHGSMPSGIEKLTELTNLWLQGANLSGSLPEVIGNLHKLEGLFLNYNRFSGLIPSSLGNLTKLTRLYVEENKLEGSIPPSLGTCTSLLDVNFSSNNLNGTIPKQFIGLSSLSIALVMSHNSFTGSLPDEVGNLKNLMELDLSNNRLSGQIPSRLGSCISLEHLQLEGNMFDGIVPQSLETLKGLVDLDLSHNSLSGQIPEFLIKFSSLRQLNLSYNNFEGEVPREGIFANASSISINGNDKLCGGITELLLRKCSGKRDRKHFSTRVIVVVTISVIFMFGLLCCLSIFCYLKTKRRKSTATSSEKWQLDLSYQELMRSTNGFSVENLIGSGSFGSVFKGILPGDGKAVAVKVINLQQHGALKSFIDECNALRNIRHRNLLKVITACSSIDLQGDEFKALVFEYMPNGNLDKWLHPTPGDHYQAMKLSLIQRLNIAIHVASALDYLHNDCDTPIVHCDLKPSNVLLDEDMIAHVGDFGLARFLSETSEYSSKNQMLSVGLKGSIGYIPPEYGMSSHVSILGDIYSYGVLLLEMFTGKRPSDDMFTHGTSIQEFVSLALPERVMELADSTMFVGNDELENEGYSETEGIHNQSTIEECLVSVMRIGLLCSATPPAKRMAMNNVVNKLHAIRDSYMKDRNKNVRQTQRLRKMVL